The following are encoded together in the Mesoterricola sediminis genome:
- a CDS encoding M4 family metallopeptidase translates to MPVLPLLFLCLTVLAGAAAPPDPEASAALAEAQASLAALGLPEGTGFRLRDVVADGPGAVHVRLQQTWRGVPVWGGQIILHRGPAGPTAPPTDALVRDIALDVTPNLQAAEALAVVRGRPGCPADGVLRPPDLVLWPATETRIPEGADGADPAAEPVVVRHHLAWHARVEVGPGAREPRCEDVLVDAHTGAVLRAWSTLYTARRNLLEPPREGKPAEGTGRSQYSGEVPLGALASGLGYELLDPTRGGITTRNLGGATAGPGAPCASATPTWGDGLDYDPGRGPGSVNGQTAAVDAHFGLQSAWDFCRNVLGRNGIDGLGTPPVNRVHYAEGFDNAFWSDDCFCMTFGDGAGGRPYTTLDVVGHELAHGLCNATAGLDYEGEPGGLCEANSDILGVLIRHYVKRAGGRGPVIPDGPCDWTIGAEVAGTPIRTLDRPSRDRISLDAWSPTLAYRDVHQASGPMNRAFTFLAQGASARRGHPAYSPRLPHGMAGIGLDKALRIWWRTLTTRLTPRSGYRQARAGALACAQELYGPRSPEWQAVDLAFRGVNVGRPRRR, encoded by the coding sequence ATGCCCGTACTCCCCCTGCTCTTTCTCTGCCTGACCGTCCTGGCCGGGGCCGCGGCGCCCCCCGACCCGGAGGCCTCGGCCGCCCTGGCCGAGGCCCAGGCCTCCCTGGCCGCGCTGGGCCTGCCCGAGGGCACCGGCTTCCGCCTCCGCGACGTGGTGGCCGACGGCCCGGGCGCCGTCCACGTGCGCCTCCAGCAGACCTGGCGCGGCGTGCCCGTGTGGGGCGGCCAGATCATCCTCCACCGCGGCCCCGCCGGCCCCACGGCGCCCCCCACGGACGCGCTCGTGCGGGACATCGCCCTGGACGTGACCCCCAACCTCCAGGCCGCCGAGGCCCTGGCCGTCGTCCGGGGCCGCCCCGGCTGCCCCGCGGACGGGGTGCTCCGGCCCCCGGACCTGGTGCTGTGGCCGGCGACGGAGACGCGCATCCCCGAGGGCGCGGACGGGGCCGATCCCGCCGCGGAGCCCGTCGTCGTCCGCCACCACCTGGCCTGGCACGCCCGGGTCGAGGTGGGGCCCGGGGCCCGGGAGCCCCGGTGCGAGGACGTGCTCGTGGACGCCCACACCGGGGCGGTCCTGCGCGCCTGGTCCACCCTCTACACCGCCCGGCGGAACCTCCTGGAGCCGCCCCGCGAGGGCAAGCCCGCCGAAGGCACGGGGCGCTCCCAGTACAGCGGCGAGGTCCCCCTCGGAGCCCTGGCCTCCGGCCTGGGATACGAACTCCTGGATCCCACCCGGGGCGGCATCACCACGCGCAACCTGGGGGGGGCCACCGCCGGCCCCGGCGCCCCCTGCGCCAGCGCCACGCCCACCTGGGGGGACGGCCTGGACTACGACCCGGGCCGCGGACCCGGCTCGGTGAACGGCCAGACCGCGGCCGTGGACGCCCACTTCGGCCTCCAGTCCGCCTGGGATTTCTGCCGGAACGTGCTCGGGCGGAACGGCATCGACGGCCTCGGCACGCCCCCGGTCAACCGCGTCCACTACGCCGAGGGCTTCGACAACGCCTTCTGGTCCGACGACTGCTTCTGCATGACCTTCGGGGACGGCGCCGGCGGCCGGCCCTACACCACCCTCGACGTGGTGGGCCACGAGCTGGCCCACGGCCTCTGCAACGCCACCGCGGGGCTGGACTACGAGGGGGAGCCCGGGGGCCTGTGCGAAGCCAACAGCGACATCCTGGGCGTCCTCATCCGCCACTATGTGAAGCGCGCCGGAGGGCGCGGCCCCGTCATCCCCGACGGGCCCTGCGACTGGACCATCGGCGCCGAGGTGGCGGGGACCCCCATCCGCACCCTGGACCGCCCCAGCCGGGACCGGATCAGCCTGGACGCCTGGAGCCCCACCCTGGCCTACCGGGACGTTCACCAGGCCTCCGGCCCCATGAACCGGGCCTTCACCTTCCTCGCCCAGGGCGCGAGCGCCCGCCGGGGCCACCCCGCCTACAGCCCCCGGCTTCCCCACGGCATGGCCGGCATCGGCCTCGACAAGGCGCTCCGCATCTGGTGGCGCACCCTGACCACCCGCCTGACGCCCCGCAGCGGCTACCGGCAGGCCCGCGCCGGCGCCCTCGCCTGCGCCCAGGAACTCTACGGCCCCCGCAGTCCCGAATGGCAGGCCGTGGACCTGGCCTTCCGCGGCGTCAACGTGGGCCGCCCCCGGCGCCGCTGA
- a CDS encoding GxxExxY protein, whose translation MGRHWGEVDGEDHPHKEITQAIIGEAIEIQKALGHGLLEDPYKVCLAHSLRLAGHKVKREVFLDIEWRGLVGLILSPRASARSSAPPRSNRMLRMRGAIRHCSTDSLFQLLHAPARMGISHYYPRLRTHPRHSEHALGRP comes from the coding sequence ATGGGAAGGCATTGGGGAGAGGTCGACGGGGAGGATCATCCGCACAAGGAGATCACCCAGGCCATCATCGGGGAGGCCATCGAGATCCAGAAGGCTCTGGGGCACGGACTCCTGGAAGATCCCTACAAGGTCTGTCTGGCGCACTCCCTGAGACTGGCCGGCCATAAGGTGAAGCGGGAGGTTTTCCTGGATATCGAGTGGAGGGGGCTTGTGGGCTTGATCCTTTCTCCGCGAGCCTCAGCGAGATCCTCCGCGCCTCCGCGTTCCAATAGGATGCTGCGAATGCGCGGCGCCATCAGGCACTGCAGCACAGACTCACTATTCCAGCTCCTCCATGCTCCGGCACGGATGGGTATTAGCCATTACTATCCTAGATTACGAACACACCCTAGGCATTCCGAACACGCCCTGGGGCGACCCTGA
- a CDS encoding IS5 family transposase, with translation MAKDPGVPAQGSRPGVGHAGWHHPSRSSTFSRQKGGLWNQALGRSRGGCSTKIHLICDAHGNPLDFLVTPGQAHESRSAEGLLCGWQAEYVFGDRAYDGNPVRKAIEAMGATAVIPPHPRRKNPAAWVSHLYKARHAIEHGFAKLKQFRALATRFDKTARSFSAQVALACIVIWLRL, from the coding sequence GTGGCAAAGGATCCTGGAGTTCCTGCGCAAGGAAGCCGACCTGGAGTGGGTCATGCTGGATGGCACCATCCTTCGCGCTCATCAACATTCAGCAGGCAAAAGGGGGGGCTCTGGAACCAGGCGCTCGGACGATCTCGGGGTGGATGCTCGACCAAGATCCATTTGATCTGCGATGCCCACGGTAATCCTTTGGATTTCCTGGTCACTCCGGGGCAAGCCCATGAAAGCCGGTCTGCTGAAGGATTGCTGTGCGGTTGGCAGGCAGAGTACGTGTTCGGAGATCGGGCCTACGATGGGAACCCGGTAAGGAAGGCGATCGAGGCCATGGGTGCGACAGCCGTCATCCCACCTCATCCCCGGCGCAAGAATCCGGCGGCCTGGGTCTCACACCTATACAAGGCCCGCCATGCCATCGAGCATGGGTTCGCCAAGCTCAAACAGTTCAGGGCGCTGGCCACCAGGTTCGACAAAACGGCGCGAAGTTTCTCAGCCCAGGTGGCTTTGGCCTGCATCGTGATCTGGCTGAGGCTATGA
- a CDS encoding SRPBCC domain-containing protein, with amino-acid sequence MAAFRTTRWLPAPPAAVFAAIREPERLARWWGPAGFTNTFHVFDFREGGAWDHTMHGPDGKAYANQAVFLEIVPDRRMRLKHTCPPPFELTLDLAPEGTGTRLAWAQVFEDAAFAESARAFLEKANGENLDRLAAEVAAGLP; translated from the coding sequence ATGGCCGCGTTCCGCACCACCCGATGGTTGCCCGCCCCCCCCGCCGCGGTCTTCGCGGCCATCCGGGAGCCCGAACGCCTGGCCCGGTGGTGGGGGCCGGCGGGTTTCACCAACACCTTCCATGTCTTCGATTTCCGGGAAGGGGGGGCCTGGGACCACACCATGCACGGGCCGGACGGAAAGGCCTACGCCAACCAGGCCGTGTTCCTGGAGATCGTCCCCGACCGGCGGATGCGCCTCAAGCACACCTGTCCGCCCCCCTTCGAACTCACCCTGGACCTCGCCCCCGAAGGCACGGGCACGCGGCTGGCATGGGCGCAGGTCTTCGAGGACGCGGCGTTCGCCGAATCGGCCCGGGCCTTCCTGGAGAAGGCCAACGGCGAGAACCTGGACCGCCTCGCGGCGGAGGTGGCCGCCGGCCTCCCGTAG